From Oryctolagus cuniculus chromosome 17, mOryCun1.1, whole genome shotgun sequence, a single genomic window includes:
- the MED31 gene encoding mediator of RNA polymerase II transcription subunit 31 — protein MAAAVAMETDDAGNRLRFQLELEFVQCLANPNYLNFLAQRGYFKDKAFVNYLKYLLYWKEPEYAKYLKYPQCLHMLELLQYEHFRKELVNAQCAKFIDEQQILHWQHYSRKRMRLQQALAEQQQQNNTSGK, from the exons ATGGCCGCCGCCGTCGCCATGGAGACAG ATGATGCTGGAAATCGACTTCGGTTTCAGTTAGAGTTGGAATTTGTACAGTGTTTAGCCAACCCAAATTACCTTAATT TTCTTGCTCAAAGAGGTTACTTCAAAGACAAAGCGTTTGTTAATTATCTTAAGTACTTGCTGTACTGGAAAGAACCAGAATATGCCAAGTATCTAAA GTACCCTCAGTGTTTACACATGCTGGAACTGCTTCAGTACGAACACTTCCGAAAGGAGCTCGTGAACGCGCAGTGTGCGAAGTTCATTGACGAGCAGCAGATTCTGCACTGGCAGCACTATTCCCGGAAGCGGATGCGCCTTCAGCAAGCCTTGGCAGAGCAGCAACAGCAAAATAATACGTCAGGAAAATGA